The DNA region ATTAGAGTCAGATCTCACTTCTCTTTGTGTCGAGTCAGCTTTTCTGGACTGGTGCGGATGTCAGATCTTTGTTTTCCTCATAGTCATTTTGACTTAGAAacctgcacacttaagaaaaaatattagggtaccaaattgtttcagtctttgttatcatcaaaacttagagatatattgtagaatcaaaatcttgttctaacaaatACAACTTAGATAGACTCTAAGACTTAAGAACTTCTAAAATATTCACAATGTTTAAGATGTCTAagtaaataatattaaaataatagCTTCTCTTTGAACATCAAGTTAAGAATCTTGTGGTGTATTGCCGCGTGCTAGTCTTCTTCTTAGGTCTGCAGCTCTTTATATAGAAAATAGAGAAACTAAATGTTTAAGAGTTTTACCAAAAGGTTAGTTAACCTTTGTACTTGATTAGGCACATCAAATCAACATCTTTCTATAAGAGGAATGATTCGTTGAAGCTCAAGCATCAAATAAGATATTTTTCCTTAAGTCTTCATGTGATCAAAAAGGTTCTGAATCTGTTAGAGTTGCCTTGGTAGAAGAGATTCTTATTCAAAGGTTGACTTTCCTTCAGTCTTCACTCTTCAGAGGCTGATAACATCAGAGTCCGCTTCTTTGGCTTCTGACGCTTCAAAATCTAGGTCACCAGAGGCTAACTTTATTCAGAATTGACTTCTTCTGAGTATGGATCTCCCTTAGAGGCAGAATCTTCAGAAGTGATCTTCAGAACCAGAGTATGATCTTCAGATTTAGATTCCTCAAGCATTTCTTCATCTGCTCTTAATGATATAATTCTTCATACTTGAACAATCGTTAGAATACCCAGTTGTTTTTAAAATACTTTGTTATCACCAAAACCCAAGGGATATTGGCATTGATCAATTTTGTTCCAACATATTTGCGTTACCCAACCATGATAAGGCTTGACAACACATTCATCACACATTAATTAAGCCAATCATCAATAAAACATCTAGTATCCACTTCAATGCAGCTACAAGACTCCTATGATATTTGAAGAAATGCCCTAATCAAAGTGTGATCTTCCCATGATACTCATCTCTTTATCTCATTAGTTTCTCAGGATGCTGATTGGGCGGGTTGTATAGAAAGATGAAGATCAACCTTAGACCAATACTTTTTCTTAGGTAAATCTCTAATCTCATGGTGCACGAAGAAACAATTGACTGTAACAGGTCTTCATCATAAGGTGAATAATTTGCTTTAACTTCAACAACTTATGAGTTATAATGGCTTATATATCTATTTGGTTATCTTAACCTCTCATCAACCCATTTACTAGTTTACTATTGCGAACTTGAATATTATCCATATAGCTACATACCTTGTGTTCTATCAATGTACAAAACATCTAGAAAATGTTTGTCTCATTTTTGAGAAAAGCTCCGAACTGATTTATTCAAATTGTTGTTCCTGTCTTTTAAAGACCAAATTAGTGATTTTTTCACTAAACATTTTCTTCCTCAACCATTTCATGTTCTTCTATTCAAATTGGGAATGATTAACATTTATCCTCCAACTTATGGGAGGATAATACTCAATGACATATGAAATCACTTAACAAGTTAGTTCTATTAGTAAAGAACTTGTTATGCAAACTTTTTTCAAATAGAAATTAATTAATTACTTGTGATGTAAGATTTCCATAAATAGAAAGTGACACTCAGAACTAGTTTGATGTTCTAATCCTATGTATCCACGCTATATCATGTAACCTACTACAACTATAAGTAACACTTATACTTAATAATTCAATTCAATGAAATTTGATATACTTTGTTCAAATAACTTTTATATAAATACATAACTAATCTTTTAATTTTTCACGTTCTCATAAATATCTAAGGAATTCACTTGTAAAGAGTGAAGATACTCTTTACTAGACTACTCATTCCTATACACTCAGGGTCGTGCAAGATGCAAGGCATATTAGACATTAGCCTAAAACCCCAAAGAAAAAATTTATTTTTAGGTCCCAAACAAAATATTTATTAATGCTAATTATTAACacattttaattaattaaaataaaataatttagAATCTCTCTCTTCCCTAAAAATTAGTCAATCAATATcatcttttttaaaattaatcAATATCATAATTATGTCATTTAAAgtattttatttataaaaaaaaaaggaAATCCCTATTAACCCATCCCAATTCCCTAACTAACGTCTCTCACTCTCCAGACTCCATTCTTCACGTTTTTTTCATCTACTCATCTTTTGttcataaaaaaaaatctttttctCCTTCCCTTGAAATCTATTGTCTATTGATCAAACTTTGTCTTTGTGACTCAACCTCTCTGAATTTGACATCGTCTGAATTTTGAACGCCTATAAACCGCATACATCCTGGCGTCTCGCGTATAGAGCGTCAGAGCCTTTCATCTCAGTTTGTTTCCAATTCCAGGTTCTATTGTTCTGTTCATCGATTATCCTTTTCtatatttattttagaatttagtttattttgatttctttaatatttagttaatttttttattttgaatatttacAAAAGAAAATATCAAATAGAAAGTATGAATTTGGTtatgaaaaattgaagaaaaaataaaaagttgaAAAACTACCTAGAGATGATACTGACAATGGTAAAAACGTGATAGAACAACCACATATTATAATATCGACAACACAAATAGTAATAATTTTGATAGAAAAACTAGAAGATAATATTTTAGAAATAGGAGTAGAAGGGAATGTTGGGCATAATCACACTTAAAATGAAGTACCTACAAATATTTATGACCCAAGACTATGGAAAAATATTGATGGAAAATTTAGAGATTTAATGATAGAAAAGGGTCCTATCAGACATGACAATTTTCAATATccaaaagataaaaataaaagatatttttatTCATCATGTTATCAACGAACACTGTGAAATGGAGAAAAATATGATAGAAGATGATTAGTTTGTTCTAAATATTTAGACAAAGTGTATTGTTTTTGCTGTAAGTTATCTGGTTCAACAAATGTTAGTCAACTAGCAAATGAAGGGACTAAAGATTGGAAGAATCTTGGACCCAAGCTTAAGAGTCATGAAACAAATCGTGAACATATAGTTAATATGACCAAGTAGATTGAACTAGAAAAGAGATTGAGAATAAAACAAACAATTGATAAGCATTTACAAGAACAAATTAACATAGAAATGGAACATTGGGAAAATGTTCTACTTAGGATTATAACTATAATCAAATATCTTTCTAAAAATAATCTTGCTTTTCGTGGAACAAATGAAAAGATATATGAAAAAGGTAATGATAATTTTTTGAGTTTGATTGAGATGCCTGCGGAATTTGATTCAATTATGCAAGAACATGTTAGGCGCGTAAAAAATAATGAAACTCGTAAAAATAATGAAGATTATTAAACATAAATCCAAGAGCATTTTATACATCGTGTGAGTGTCATAACTCGAACTTAGTATTATGTGATATGGCTAGTTCCTGTCCCATAGCTATTTCTTTTTTTGGAGTTCTACAACGTATTTATTCTTTGTTTGCTTCATCTATCAAAAGGTGGAAAATTTTTCAAGATAATGTATCTAAATTTTCTGTTAAATCATTATCTCAAACTCGTTGGGAAAATAGAATAGATAGTGTCAAAGCTATTAAGTTTCAAACTCCAAAGGTAAGAGATACTTTGATTGAATTATCAAAAAAATTTGAAGATCCTAAATTAAAAAGTGAAGTCATGTCTTTAGCAACTCATGAGcttgaaaattttgaatttttattagGAATGAATATTTGGTATAATATTTTGTTTGTTGTCAATTTTGTTAGCAAGATTCTACAATCAAAAGATATGCATATAAATGTTGATATAGATCATTTAAAAGGTCTTATCACTTATTTAAAACATTACAGGGAAAACGAGTTTGCATTGACTTTAGAATCCACATTAAAAATGGCCATCGAAATGGATATAGAGCCAAAATTTCGTGAAAAACGTAAAATTCATAGAAAACCTCATTTTGATGAAAATACTAGTAATGAGATCACACATTCACCTGAAGAATCTTTTTGTATTGAgtattttttatatatattagATCAATCAATTAATTCTATTGAGACAAGATTTGAATAATTTTTACAATATGAGActatttttgattttttatttgattgaaaaaaaattaaaactttagatgaagatgaattgaaaaaatattataataatttggAAAAGTTTTTAAGGTTTAATGAATACTCTGATATTGACGGTTTTGATTTATTTTCAGAATTGAAAGTACTAAGAGAAGTGTTAAGAGAAGAAATTAACACACCAATAAAAGTATTGAGTTATATTAAAACTTTAGATTCTTTTTCAAATGTTTACATTGCATATAAAATTTTATTGACAATCCCTGTAACAGTAGCTACTGCTGAAAGAagtttttcaaaattaaaattgctTAAATTATATCTAAGATCAACAATGTTACAAGATAGATTGAATGTGTTACCTATTTTATCTATTGAAAATGAAGTGTTAGAATTGTTTGATTATAAAACTCTGATAAATAATTTTGCAGCTAAAATAActaaaaaaattaatataaaaattaatattttatataatatactAACTCTTTTTAAAACTCTTAAAAAAAACTACCTTTTTTAACATTTTCGTCTAAGGTCCCAAAATATTTGTAAACCACCATGTATACACTCTTATATGAATATTATGCTATTGTATTGGATTTATTTCATACTCACAATAGTTAATAGTAACTTATAAGTTGTAAGGTGAAAATGTCCCTCATTTTCATTATGAATATATTAACCTCTCAAAATTTCCAATTTTCTTCTACCAAACAACCAAACAAATTGTCCTATTGTCTATGACATAAATGGTGGACCACTAGTCCAATATTTCCATCACAGAATTATAGTTCAACAAAAGTGCCGGTTTTCAAAATTTCTTTTCCACCATGTCAAACTTGTACACATCACATACTTTTCTACAAGGTGAAGGGGCAAATTCTTTACATAAATCAAAAGAGAAACCATTAAAATAATCACTAGAATCATAGTCCAAATGATGTTAGTGTGTATATGAATCAATAATAAAATATCACAAATATGTTTTAATCAAATCTTAGTTAACATTCCACAATCTATATATTGATATCCCATCTTCTCTTTCATTTTAAAGTTTTTCCCTCTATTTATATGCTCTTAATGGCAAGAATAAGTCCATTGTGGTTTATGCTTTTGATCATGCTATGTTTCAATGCAACTAATGCTTATAAGGGTAAATTTCCTCTGAACACTCTTTCTAGTGGCACTCATCATGAAGCTATGCCTCAATTGAATTCATTCAAAGCCTCTTTCACTAAACATGATTCCATTGCTTCACCACCATTTTCCTTTTCACCTTCTCCTATGCAATCACAGGTAATAGTTTATCAATCATGCATGTTTTTGCCTTTTAATTCAATTCATCTATGTCATTCGTCAAACATGGTTTTAAATTGCGTCTGCAGTTTTTATTAGGACACAATTTATGATCAGGTTTTAAATTACAGATGCGGTCAAAATTCCGATTTTAGAATTATTATGTTATTGCAGGATCTCAAGAAACCACATGAGTACCTTGTGACATCTTATGGTGGTGATCCAACAGGAAATTCAgatagcactgaggctcttctTGCAGCCATGGCAGATGCTGCAAAAGGTCCAAGTAAAGGGTTTTTGATGAATGGCATAATTGACCTTGGAGGTGCTCAGATTAATCTTCAAGGTGGAAATTACTTGATCAGCAAACCTTTGCAGTTTCCAATGGCTGGTGTTGGAAATCTCATGGTATTTTATCGAAACCATAGCATGTCAAAGCAAAATACATCATTTTTTTTGTCTTTTCTTTCTTTAGTCCATAATATAAGTCTTTCAAAAAGACATCAAATTTGACATCTAactttgattttatttgatgttAACAGATACATGGAGGAACAATAAAAGCCTCCAACAACTTTCCATCAAACAAAAATCTAATTGATTTATCAAACATTGGTTCAACCTCATCCTCCTACAACTATGAATACATAACTCTCAAGGATCTTTTTCTAGACTCAAACTTCAAAGGTGGAGGAATTTCAATCACAAACTCACTGAGAATCAACATAGACAATTGTTACATCACACATTTCACTACAAATGGAATTTTAGTCCATGGTGGCCATGAAACATACATAAGAAACTCTTTTATTGGACAGCATATAACTGCAGGAGGTGACAAAAATGAAAGAAAATTTTCAGGAATTGGAATTAACCTTCAAGGGAATGATAATGCAATAACAGATGTTGTTATTTTCTCGGCTGCTATTGGAATTATGGTTACTGGTCAAGCTAACATGATTTCTGGTGTTCATTGTTATAATAAAGCTAGTGCATTTGGTGGTACAGGAATTTATTTGAAACTACCAGGTATGGTTATACTTTTATTAATTATTCTGAAATTAATGTTTAAACTATGAAACACCAAGTTCTATGGATAGTCGGTGGTCCTATCCTATGGCCTTATTATAACGAACTTCCAAAAATAACTATGAAACACCAACCTAGACACATATCATTATTGGTAACTTGTGTTTTAAGTTATTCGCAAATTGAGGAATTTTAGAGAAAATTAAAGACAATTGAGAGAGAGGTGTGTTATTAGAATGGAATGAATACAAGTACAATTAGAGGAGGCATTTTTAAATGGTTGGTAAAGGCTAAAATCAACTAACAAACTTAATTGTTAAGTTGTGACAATTTGCTTGTATTGCAAATTACAAGTGCAACACTTTTAAACTATCACTGATACCCTTCCTAATCCAGATTCTCTAATCTCCTCGTCCCCATTAACCCTTTAAGACCTTCAAATCTTGTATGTTTCAAGGGTTTTGTCAAGATGTCTGTCAATTGCAACTCAATTTTACAATACTCATTTCTCAACCTCTCTTTACCAACTTGGTCTCTTAGGAAATGTCACATTCTTTATTCTTTTTATGTGTTTGCTCCTATCATGGCTCATTGCATGGTTTTCTAAATCAAATGATAACTGATTGTCCACTAGTAAATTAATTTGCACACAGTTGTTCACATTCAACTTTTTAAGTAGCATCTCCAACCAAAGTGTTTCACATGCAACATACGAGGATGCAACATACTCTGCCTCACATTAAGACAAAGTCACAAATTCCATGCTTCTTTGAACTCAATGAGATTGGTGTTGGTCCAAGCATGAATAAATAACCAAATGTGTTCTTTTTATTATCTTGATCACCCCTGCAACTTGAATTAGAATAGCCATAAACCTTGAGTTCCATTCTTGTGTTTTGATGATTTTGCATGAGTATTCCATGGTATGTTGCACCTCTAATGTATCTTAGGATCGTTTTTGCTGCAAGTAGGTGACATAGCCTTGGTTCCTCCATAAATCTGCTAACCAATCTCACACTATGACAAATGTCTAGAATTATGTTTGCATGGTTGCAATTATATGTTTGTATAATGTGTTATCCACCAGTTCATATTCTGACTCCTTCAATTTTATGTTGGTCTTCATAAGTGTGATTGAATGGTTGAAATTTCTCATGAACTTCTTCAAGATGTCTTCTGCATATTTATTTTGATGTAAGAAAACTCCATATTTTGTGTTCACAACTTTCGTTCATAGGAAGTATGCCAAAATTTCTAAGTCTGACATTTCAAAATCATTCTCCATGCTTTCCTTGAACTTTTCCAATTCATCATCATTAGAACCTATGACCAATAGATCATATACATATAGAAATATGATGACTTAATCTCTCACTTAAATCTTTCACATACACTCCCTGTTTTGGTGTTCACTTGTTGAAATCAAGCTTAATCAAGAAACTATCCATCCTCTTGTtccatgctctaggtgcttgtttcaatCTAGAAATTCTTTTCTCACATTGAACACCATCTCTTTTTGACCTTTTACCTTAAAACCTAGTGGCTGATTCACATAAACTTCTTCGTGTAGAAATCCATTTAGGAAAGTTGATTTCACATCAAGTTGGTGCATCTTCCAACCTCTATGTGTTACAATGGCTACAACCAGTCTTATAGTTTCGAGTCTAGCCACTAGTGCATAAACTTCATTAAAATCAATTACCGACTTTTGAAGAAAACCTTTTTTCACCAATCTTGTCTTATACATGGAAATTTCGCGATTTCGTTTCCAATTTAACTTGTAAATCCACCTGAAATCTATTTCTTTCTTACATGAGTAGTTAATCAGTTCCCACATTTTGTTATTTTCAATAGACTTGAGTTCGTTATTCATTGCACCTGGATAATTCTCATATTTCATGGAATGTACATGATTAATAGGTTATGATTCAGTAATCATGGCTTCTTCAATTAGGTCATCATTTTCTCTTATAGTTTGATCAGGGAACCTCTCATAATCATTCAATCTATCTGATTGATTTCTAAATCTTATAGATCTCCTCACTTCCTGAGGTTGTGCAGGCTCAACCTCTACTTTTTGGTTAACATCTTGAAGAGTGGTTCATATATGGCTTGAATCATTACCTTCTTGTATTGAATTACTTCgaattatcatccaatttcatcctttgttatcataAAATTTCATATCTCTACTAATCACCACATTGTTCTCATTTGATGAGAACAACTTGTAGGCACCTCTGGAATGGTAACCAACCGACATCTTGGCTTGACCTTTATCATCAAGCTTCTTTTTGTGTTACTCGGGTACAAATCTGTACCATAATGATCCAAAAATATTGAGTGAGCTATATAAGGTGTCCTTTTGTTAAGTTTCTTTGTTGGGCATGCATTAATGATGTAGACAACAATGGAAGTAGCCTCACCTCAAAAATGGTTTATAATTTTCTTTGCCTTGAGCATGCTTCTTTCCATGTTCAAAATACTTCTATTATTTCCCTTAACAATGCTATTATGCTGAGGTGTGTAAGGTGTTGTGACTTTATGCTCAATTCTCTCTtattcaattttttaaaaaattagtTAAGGTGTACTCACCAGCACCATATGCTCTCTAGATTTTAATGACACATTAAGTCTAGTTTTAACCTGGGAGCTTGAACCTTTTGAAGTTGGTAAACACTTAACTTTTATTCTCCAACAAATAAATTCACATGTATCTAATGAATTCATCTATGATGGTTAAGTAGTCGAAATTAACTCTTAGTAACTCCACTTCAAGGGGGCACACACATTGTGGTGCATAATCCCCAACTTCTACTATGACTTCATTGGAGCCACTACTTCATTGGAGACACGCAAATGTGAATCAACCATCAAAATGACCTATTCGGAGCCACTACTTCCAGCATGAGCGAATTGTGCTACACCATTGTCATTTACATTCCATTCTTTGTTAAAGTAACATTCCCTAACACGGTGTCTAAAATTTTGAACAATAGCATTTGAATTCCTTCATATCCACTTTCATTTTTAATTACTCATTGTGAGGAGCACCATTCTTGCTTGTCCAACCTTGACTTCTTAAGTTTTTTCCTGTACTATCACTCACATTTCACTTCTTCGTCCACCTTCCTTTGCCTTTATTGTTCTCTGAATTTCTCTATTTTAACCTCAACTCATGAGTTTCAAGAGATGCTTACGATTCTTCGAGCTTCATTTCAGATAAATCTTTGGACTCTTCAAAGGCCATAACAATTTGATCAAACTTGACAGGTAGAGATCTTAGAACCTTCTTCTCTTTCTACGACTCAGATATCTTCTCTCTACACGACTTCATTTGATTGGTCAAAACATTTCATCTTAAGAAGAACTCtgaaatttttttaatttatcaTCTCCTCCATACAACTTTTTTAGAGAATCTCACACATCTTTGGTTGTTTCTTGCTCAATTATATTCCCTAAGACATTCAAATCCACACACTAATGGACCAAGAACAAGCCTTTCTCATTCTTCTTGCTCATTCCATGATGAGTAGTCCTTTGCGTCTCAGTAACTTTTATCTATAATACCAAGAAACCATAGTTCTCGATTTCAAGCACATCTTAAAATCCGAATATGTCGATCATCTGCGCACACATCTATCATAATGCTCTCGCTTGAACACGTGTTATTGGCTGGGAATTTATTGGAGGTTGTACTTCCATTTTCTTTGATGGAGGTTGAGAATCGAATTCGAACCGATGCTCTAATACCAATTTATTATATAACCTATGTTTCAAGTTATTTGCAAATTGAGGAATTTTAGATTGGATTAAAGAAATTTGAGAGAAAGATGTTATTAGAATGAAATTGAATGAGAGAAGGCCCTTTTAAATGGTTGGTAAAACATTAACAACAGATAAAAAAAACATTAAGAACAAAAAGCAACTAAAATAAAACATTGTATATATACATGTACTaaaaaaatttgaatttaaatgattttttaaatttttttctatCATCTAATAACCAACCCATGTTCAAATAAATGTATATAAGAAATTATATAATTTCTCTAATTCAAActcaatattctaaataaaatGTTATGAGTACCGAATCTCATTCACCCAAATTCTAATCTATTGACGAAGGTTTAGATTCGAGAGTGTGTTTTTCTCAGGGTTATATATCTGAATTATGataaattcaaataattttggtGTTGGGTCACTATACATAACCTTGTTTTTACTTTAAATGGTCTCCGTTGGACGGTGAGATTAGTATTCTTGGATTAGTCCACTTATGGCTGGACACCAAATTTAgataatgaaaaaaaaacaattgTGAAAACTAAGattattatttaatattaattgAAACTATTACATGAACTTATTCCATGTCTTCCAACAGGTTTAACACAAACCAGGATTGTAAATTCTTACATGGACTACACAAACATTATTGCTGAAGATCCTGTTCAACTTCACATCTCAAGTAGTTTCTTCTTCGGTGATGCAAACATTGTTCTAAAATCAATCAAAGGTATTGTGAATGGTCTCAACATTGTTGACAACATGTTTTCTGGAACAAACCATGGTGTTGAAATTGTGAAGTTAGACACATCAATTACTCCTTTTAATCAAATTAAACAAGTTTTTGTTGAAAGAAATGTTGTGAATGGTATGAATTTAAAGGCTACTTCAGCAATGATATCTTTGCATGGAAATGGAACTTCATGGATTGCTGATTTTAACAAAGTTTTGATTTTTCCTAACCTTATAAGAAATGTTCAATACTCTTTAAGTGCTAGTGGTAACATGTTTCCAAATCATGCTATTAGAAATGTGTCTAAGAATTGTGTTTCTATTGAAACAAATGAGGTTGTCACTGCAAATGTTTTTGTCAAAGTGGATCAATGTGTTACAAGTTGAAGAAATTTTGATGATTATGACAAAAAATTTGATCATCAAGTTTTGACTGAACTTATATCAGgatctatatatatatattcttatTTATTAGTTAAATTTTCATTTAGtttaatttatataaaaaaaaactaattagATACTTGTGCAACGTGTCAATTTAATTATTATCATATAAAATTGATAAAAAGAAAATATACCTAACATGACCTTTACCTTAAAATTGTTGCGTGTTTAAGTTTCAATGTCTTTATTTTAGCTTCTTACTTTTCTTTTCCAGGACCTTTACCTTAAAAAGATTAAGTTGACAGCAATATAAAGGTTGAGATAGTTCTAATAATTTAAAATAGATATGATTTTGAGATTAATTTGGTCGAAATGAGAATAAAGTAATATGACATCAATCCTTAGAGTTTAAAAATATAATGAGCAAAAAGTAATATGATTTTGAGATAGATATGGTGAAAATCATAATAAAGCTAAATAATGATGATATTTAGCAATGGATATACATATGTAAGGGAAAGATAAAATTGTCATTCATTTGCAAAACAATTTTGGTGCTTAAATTACATAACTAAATTGTCATGTAATGTTACAACGTTTGGTTGATTCAATATAAAACCAGGTTGCATTTCAATTAAATGTAATAACACACTTTACCAAGAATTCGGTATTACATTCTCGCACAAAAAATATTGAACCTCAATATCATTTTCTATTAGATTATGTGAAAAAATATGATGTTGTTTTCAAATACATAGGCACTAAATATTTGCTCGctaatattttttttaaaactgtTGTCAATGGAACCGTTCCAGAAGATTCACCAAAAATTGAGTATCATAGATCCCTCTTGCTTTAAATGAGCATTATTTCAAAATAAATTGTTATATATTTTGTCTACTAACAATTTCTTATGTAGGAAGTTATTATAAAATTTTCATCTCTATTGATATGATCTTTCAAATCCACCATCTTTTTAGTCATTAATTTTGAAAATATCTTTGTCTATGAAAAACTTGTCGGATATGTTTCTGTTATTCCATTATATGTTGTTAAACTGTGTTTCTTTTATATGTATTTAAAATCCTTTTAAGTGCATTAGTTATTCATGAGCATGTTGTTCATTTAGAGGTAGATGTAAGGTCAGGTGATTCTTACATTTGCTCCCTTAGTAGTCTTTAAATTTAGTAAGGAGAGTCACGTGGGTTCTTACGTTTGCTCCCTTAGGAGTCCTGAAATTTTGAAAGGAAAACATGATGGATTCATGTGTTTTCTTCCTTATAAGTTTTTGAATTTTGCAAGGAGTGCTTAGTGGAATCCGCGTTTGCTCCCTCTGAAGTATTTGAATTTTTTGAGATGTTGGTGGGTTCCTTTGTTTGCTATCTTAGGAATCTTTGAGTTTTGCAAGGAGAGTCATGTGGATTCTTGTGTTTGTTCCCTTAGGAGTCTTTGAATTTTGTAAGGAGAGTTCGGTGGATTCCTGATTTTTCTCTCTTAGCAGTCTTTGATTTTTTCAAGGAGAGCATATGGATTCATGTGTTTGTTCCTTGAGGAGTCTTTAAATTCTTTAAGGAGAGTCTGGTGGATTCCTGTGTTTTCTCCCTTAGAAGTTTTTTAATTTTGCAAGGAGAGCTCAACAGTTTCCAACATTTGCTCCCTTAGGAGTATATGAGCTTTTCAATGAGAGCTCGATGGGTTCAAGGTTTTTCCCCTTATGAGTCTTTGAATTTTGTGAGAAGAGCCCACATGTTCTTTTGTTTTTTCCCTTATGAGTCTTTGAGTTTTGCAAGGAGATCTCGGTGGGTTCCTGAGTTTTCTCCCTTGGGAGCCTTTGAATTTTACAAGGAGAGCCCAATGGGTTCTTGTGGTTTCTCCCTTAAATGTTTAAGATTTTTGAAAGCACATCAAGTTCATTCATGTGTTTTATACCTTCGTTGTCTTTGAATTTTATAAGGAGAGCCTGATGGTTTCTTGCGTTTGCTTccttatgaatttttgaatttttaatgAAATTCTGATGGGTTCCAACTTTTTCTCCCTTAGGAGTCTTTGAGTTGTGCAAGGAGAGCCCGATGGGTTCTTTTGTTTGCTCCCTTGGGAGTCTTTGAATTTTGCAAGGAGAGCCTTGTGGATTCTTGCTTTTTCTCCTTTAGGAGTCTTTGAATTTTTCTAGGAAAGCTCTATGGGTTCCTACCTTTTCTCCCTTAAAAGTCTTTGAATTTTCCGAG from Lathyrus oleraceus cultivar Zhongwan6 chromosome 1, CAAS_Psat_ZW6_1.0, whole genome shotgun sequence includes:
- the LOC127121167 gene encoding polygalacturonase QRT3 → MLLMARISPLWFMLLIMLCFNATNAYKGKFPLNTLSSGTHHEAMPQLNSFKASFTKHDSIASPPFSFSPSPMQSQDLKKPHEYLVTSYGGDPTGNSDSTEALLAAMADAAKGPSKGFLMNGIIDLGGAQINLQGGNYLISKPLQFPMAGVGNLMIHGGTIKASNNFPSNKNLIDLSNIGSTSSSYNYEYITLKDLFLDSNFKGGGISITNSLRINIDNCYITHFTTNGILVHGGHETYIRNSFIGQHITAGGDKNERKFSGIGINLQGNDNAITDVVIFSAAIGIMVTGQANMISGVHCYNKASAFGGTGIYLKLPGLTQTRIVNSYMDYTNIIAEDPVQLHISSSFFFGDANIVLKSIKGIVNGLNIVDNMFSGTNHGVEIVKLDTSITPFNQIKQVFVERNVVNGMNLKATSAMISLHGNGTSWIADFNKVLIFPNLIRNVQYSLSASGNMFPNHAIRNVSKNCVSIETNEVVTANVFVKVDQCVTS